The following are encoded in a window of Staphylospora marina genomic DNA:
- a CDS encoding SH3 domain-containing protein, whose amino-acid sequence MAVAAFGFFFSNAGAAANYQVEVDKKTNRLYLYKDGSLVKEYRVATGRTEDLTPEGTFPMVVKINLPGWKDIPGGDPRNPLGEKWMGLTVNGDNGRTYGIHGTNQPNSIGTHASSGCIRMGAEDLRELYGTIPEGTPVWIHNGRHTGKWEGDPSFAVQPMSGKIKVTVNLANLRTGPSLGAFIITQLKTGHVLEVTGQIQDWYRVNHNGKTGFIHQSTVQKTSDHANTPPADSFKQASGMIEITASIANVRSDASLSAPIVQKASKGTKLTLTGENSEWFRVRLATGYTAYVHKTVAQSLKAAPPATKKVTVFVNLANIRSAPSQSATIIMRVAKGTTIEKVGTNGEWHIVKLSGGRTGFIHNSVAK is encoded by the coding sequence GTGGCAGTCGCCGCTTTCGGATTTTTCTTCAGCAATGCGGGTGCCGCCGCCAATTACCAGGTGGAAGTGGACAAGAAAACCAACAGGCTGTACCTGTACAAAGACGGGAGTCTGGTGAAAGAATATCGGGTTGCCACCGGTCGCACCGAAGACCTCACTCCGGAAGGAACGTTCCCCATGGTGGTGAAGATCAACCTGCCCGGTTGGAAAGACATCCCCGGAGGAGATCCGCGCAATCCGCTCGGAGAAAAATGGATGGGTCTTACGGTGAACGGAGACAACGGTCGTACATACGGCATTCATGGCACGAACCAACCGAATTCGATCGGAACCCACGCTTCCAGCGGATGCATCCGCATGGGAGCGGAAGACCTGCGCGAACTGTACGGTACCATTCCGGAAGGAACCCCCGTCTGGATCCACAACGGCCGTCACACCGGCAAGTGGGAAGGGGACCCTTCCTTCGCGGTCCAGCCGATGAGCGGCAAGATCAAAGTGACCGTGAATCTGGCCAACCTCCGCACCGGTCCTTCACTCGGTGCCTTCATCATCACCCAGCTCAAGACCGGACACGTGCTGGAGGTCACCGGTCAAATCCAGGACTGGTACAGGGTGAATCACAACGGAAAAACCGGATTCATCCATCAGTCCACGGTTCAAAAAACGTCCGACCACGCGAACACGCCTCCGGCCGATTCGTTCAAACAGGCTTCCGGAATGATTGAAATCACGGCGTCGATCGCAAATGTTCGTTCCGATGCCTCTTTGAGCGCCCCGATCGTGCAGAAAGCTTCGAAAGGAACCAAACTGACCCTGACCGGGGAAAACTCCGAATGGTTCCGGGTCCGGCTGGCGACCGGGTACACCGCCTATGTCCACAAAACGGTGGCCCAATCGTTGAAAGCGGCTCCTCCCGCCACGAAAAAGGTGACCGTGTTCGTCAATCTGGCCAACATCCGTTCCGCTCCTTCCCAGTCGGCGACCATCATCATGCGCGTCGCGAAAGGGACCACCATTGAAAAAGTGGGAACCAACGGCGAATGGCACATTGTGAAACTTTCCGGAGGACGAACCGGATTCATTCACAACAGCGTGGCGAAGTGA
- a CDS encoding HAD family hydrolase: MVRMILFDVDGVFLSEERCFDVSALSTRELVTGDKFLGLRDGLTVRGDSDSDMTTVRKVVFRDDAVLDWLKKRGVNSNWDMVFLATGAQLFLYLKRLFRTEPQEVKRFLTGFADARSLREIREWAGEEGRSHQADYAGFFSVFQGAEHVERDGLLDWFNRLAKEWFGVETDRFGPSGPLWEAGRSLFQEWYLGDALYRQMEGREPLTPGKEGFLHRETPLAEPQRLRDLLSRLREKGIAVGIGTGRTEPETRIPLESLGIWECFDPEHVATATDVREAERSFPDRTPLGKPDPFTYVRAFLGRSVSVRECLDHPLPLADGQSVWVVGDSVADYLAAKAMGCGFVATLTGLTGERARETFERLGVDRIIRDVTELEELFA; the protein is encoded by the coding sequence ATGGTTCGAATGATCCTGTTTGACGTGGACGGGGTTTTTCTCAGTGAAGAGCGTTGTTTCGACGTTTCCGCGCTCAGCACCCGGGAACTTGTGACGGGCGACAAGTTTCTCGGACTTCGGGACGGATTGACCGTCCGGGGTGATTCGGATTCGGACATGACCACCGTACGGAAGGTGGTCTTTCGGGATGATGCGGTGCTTGACTGGTTGAAGAAACGGGGGGTCAACTCCAACTGGGACATGGTGTTTTTGGCGACCGGTGCCCAGCTGTTCCTGTATCTGAAGCGCCTCTTCCGCACCGAACCGCAGGAGGTGAAGCGCTTCCTGACGGGTTTTGCGGATGCCCGAAGCTTGAGGGAAATCCGGGAATGGGCCGGTGAAGAAGGACGTTCCCATCAAGCCGATTACGCCGGATTTTTTTCCGTGTTCCAAGGAGCGGAACATGTGGAGCGCGACGGCCTGCTCGATTGGTTCAATCGGCTGGCCAAGGAATGGTTCGGCGTGGAAACCGACCGATTCGGACCGAGCGGACCGCTTTGGGAGGCCGGACGGTCCCTCTTTCAGGAGTGGTATCTCGGGGATGCTCTGTATCGACAAATGGAGGGCCGGGAGCCGCTGACTCCCGGAAAGGAGGGGTTCCTGCACCGGGAAACTCCGTTGGCGGAACCGCAACGCCTCAGGGATTTGCTGTCCCGGCTGCGTGAGAAGGGCATCGCCGTCGGGATCGGGACGGGGCGAACGGAGCCGGAGACACGCATCCCCCTGGAATCGTTGGGGATCTGGGAATGTTTCGATCCGGAGCATGTGGCCACCGCCACCGACGTCCGGGAAGCGGAACGGTCGTTCCCCGATCGGACGCCGCTCGGCAAACCCGATCCGTTCACGTACGTGAGGGCCTTTCTGGGACGGTCCGTGTCCGTCAGGGAGTGTCTCGATCATCCGTTGCCGCTTGCGGACGGACAAAGCGTGTGGGTGGTGGGGGATTCGGTGGCTGACTATCTGGCCGCCAAAGCGATGGGATGCGGTTTTGTCGCCACGCTCACGGGACTGACGGGGGAACGTGCCCGCGAAACGTTTGAACGGCTGGGGGTGGACCGGATCATCCGCGATGTGACGGAGCTGGAAGAGCTCTTCGCCTGA
- the rlmD gene encoding 23S rRNA (uracil(1939)-C(5))-methyltransferase RlmD yields MSGYRMRLKKGEVIELPVRRIGINGEGVGYFRKQVVFVEGAVPGETVTARVTEVDKRHARARIIRVNKKSAYRTKPECPVYRECGACQLMHIDRRMQKRLKRELVQEAFARYTPFDEVSVDPVVVMDEPRGYRNKAQLPVRKVGGRVVTGLYAAGSRRLVETSGCLVQHPVLDRVLSGVAGILGELNIPVYDERTHRGSVRHLAARVSFAFGDVQLMIVSRTETLPKEDELVRLVHRRLPEVKSIVLNHNPDRTPLVLGEKSRVLFGPKKLRERLGDLEFRLSARSFFQLNPVQTVRLYEEVRKAARLTGTETVVDAYCGAGTIGLWLARDAARVIGMDTVPDAIEDARENADINGIRHAEFHVGRAEELLPEWLKDGLRPDVVVTDPPRTGLGEALIRALIEVKPPRLVYVSCNPSTLAKDVAKLAAGGYVPEKVVPVDMFPETAHVEAVCVLTVSGGGPGGERAGQ; encoded by the coding sequence ATGTCTGGATATCGGATGCGACTGAAAAAAGGAGAAGTGATCGAACTCCCCGTTCGCCGGATCGGCATCAACGGGGAGGGCGTGGGATATTTCCGCAAACAGGTGGTGTTCGTGGAAGGAGCCGTGCCGGGCGAAACGGTGACGGCCCGGGTGACGGAGGTGGACAAGCGTCATGCCCGTGCCCGGATCATCCGGGTGAACAAGAAGTCCGCCTACCGGACGAAACCGGAATGTCCCGTCTATCGCGAATGCGGGGCGTGTCAACTGATGCACATCGACCGGCGCATGCAAAAGCGGTTGAAACGGGAGCTGGTGCAAGAGGCGTTCGCGCGCTACACCCCGTTCGACGAGGTTTCCGTCGATCCGGTGGTCGTCATGGACGAACCCCGCGGTTACCGCAACAAGGCGCAACTGCCGGTGCGGAAGGTGGGCGGCAGGGTGGTGACCGGACTCTATGCGGCCGGATCCCGCCGGTTGGTGGAAACAAGCGGTTGTCTCGTGCAACATCCGGTCCTGGACCGCGTTCTTTCCGGAGTGGCAGGGATCCTTGGAGAACTGAATATTCCCGTGTATGACGAAAGAACCCATCGCGGATCGGTGAGGCACCTGGCGGCGAGGGTCTCTTTTGCGTTCGGGGATGTTCAGCTGATGATCGTCTCCCGCACCGAAACATTGCCGAAAGAAGACGAACTGGTACGCTTGGTGCATCGTCGGCTGCCGGAAGTGAAAAGCATCGTGCTCAATCACAATCCGGACAGAACCCCGCTGGTGCTCGGCGAAAAGAGCCGGGTTCTTTTCGGGCCGAAAAAACTCAGGGAGCGCTTGGGAGATCTGGAGTTCCGCCTGTCTGCCCGTTCGTTCTTTCAGCTCAATCCCGTCCAGACGGTCCGTCTGTACGAGGAGGTACGCAAAGCCGCCCGTCTCACCGGAACGGAGACGGTGGTGGACGCCTACTGCGGAGCGGGCACGATCGGCTTGTGGCTGGCCCGGGACGCGGCCCGGGTGATCGGCATGGACACCGTTCCCGATGCGATCGAAGACGCACGGGAAAATGCGGACATCAACGGCATCCGTCATGCCGAATTTCACGTCGGCCGGGCGGAGGAGCTTCTTCCGGAGTGGCTGAAGGACGGATTGAGGCCGGATGTGGTGGTCACCGATCCTCCGCGCACGGGACTCGGAGAAGCGTTGATCCGCGCGCTGATCGAAGTGAAGCCGCCCCGCCTGGTGTACGTCTCCTGCAATCCGTCCACGCTGGCCAAGGACGTGGCCAAGCTTGCCGCGGGTGGGTATGTTCCGGAGAAAGTGGTGCCGGTGGACATGTTTCCGGAGACGGCCCATGTGGAAGCGGTGTGCGTGTTGACGGTGTCCGGCGGAGGACCGGGTGGGGAAAGGGCCGGGCAGTGA
- a CDS encoding cell wall hydrolase — protein sequence MKVMRQAVFLLLVSALTVCVITPATEWAEARGSLAQPKKGAPADPVEVLNAQAQGGRILHALDNHPGQRFHHPYIHDVLLQSGTDHAFVMVKSPARRSDIRARNMNRSAAKATVKKATAAKTSRKSAAVSGVRRSDLELLARAVYGEARGESFRGQVAVAAVVLNRVKNPGFPNSIRGVIYQDGAFTAVDDGQIRLKPNKTAYEAARRALAGEDPTHGAVYYFNPEIATSKWMFNRAKNRKTVRIGRHVFLK from the coding sequence ATGAAGGTTATGCGACAAGCCGTGTTTTTGCTGTTGGTATCCGCGTTGACGGTCTGTGTGATCACTCCCGCGACGGAATGGGCGGAAGCCCGGGGTTCCTTGGCGCAGCCGAAAAAGGGAGCGCCGGCGGATCCGGTCGAGGTGTTGAACGCGCAGGCTCAGGGTGGGCGGATCCTCCATGCATTGGACAACCATCCGGGACAAAGATTTCACCATCCATACATTCATGATGTGTTGTTGCAATCCGGCACGGATCATGCGTTTGTCATGGTGAAATCTCCCGCACGGCGGTCGGACATCCGTGCGCGGAACATGAACCGCTCCGCGGCCAAAGCGACGGTCAAAAAAGCGACCGCCGCCAAGACTTCACGCAAGTCCGCCGCTGTGTCGGGAGTGCGCCGGTCGGATTTGGAACTGCTGGCCAGGGCCGTTTACGGGGAAGCTCGAGGGGAGTCCTTCCGGGGACAGGTGGCCGTGGCAGCCGTGGTGCTCAATCGGGTCAAGAACCCCGGTTTTCCGAATTCGATCCGTGGCGTCATTTATCAGGACGGGGCTTTCACCGCGGTGGATGACGGGCAAATCCGACTCAAGCCGAACAAAACGGCGTACGAAGCGGCCCGTCGGGCGTTGGCGGGAGAAGATCCCACGCACGGTGCGGTTTATTATTTCAATCCGGAAATTGCCACTTCCAAGTGGATGTTCAACCGGGCCAAAAACCGCAAAACCGTCCGGATCGGCAGACATGTTTTCCTGAAATGA
- a CDS encoding MGDG synthase family glycosyltransferase, whose amino-acid sequence MEKAFRARSAEVAETIDLLELVPGTFHPLLQSGYTGMLNKFPAFYHCLYDWTHQHRLIRHASCEVIEKMGWTIRKKLRQVFRDIRPTRIVSTHPFSLLMCPTDQEPVKTVGVLTDYELHPIWLVRAPQVLCVPRALPERDRLEKVRWKTGCRLVETGIPVDPSFYREVSRDEAKRRLGLIPDLPVVLVMGGGTGMGPMEQLVQELSRPEGYQVAVLTGKNEALLRKLRNKISDPLIRLEGYREDIPLWMSAADLLVTKPGGLTISEAIAKRLPMLLFEAFPGQEEANQHYLLHHRVAMITRPSTVRIQVNKFFSPRYKRKEMRERFSALQAENAADWIVRETLSAGAPVLQTL is encoded by the coding sequence TTGGAGAAAGCTTTTCGAGCCCGTTCCGCCGAGGTGGCGGAGACGATTGATCTCCTGGAGCTGGTTCCCGGGACGTTCCACCCCTTGCTTCAATCGGGCTACACAGGGATGTTGAACAAATTTCCGGCTTTTTATCACTGCCTGTATGACTGGACTCATCAGCATCGACTGATTCGCCATGCATCGTGTGAAGTGATCGAAAAAATGGGATGGACGATCCGCAAAAAGTTGCGGCAAGTGTTCCGGGACATCCGCCCCACGCGGATCGTTTCCACCCATCCGTTTTCCCTGTTGATGTGTCCGACGGATCAGGAACCGGTGAAGACGGTCGGAGTGCTGACCGACTATGAATTGCATCCCATCTGGTTGGTACGTGCACCGCAAGTGTTGTGCGTCCCCCGCGCGCTTCCCGAAAGGGATCGGTTGGAAAAGGTCCGTTGGAAAACGGGCTGCCGGCTGGTGGAGACGGGAATTCCCGTCGATCCTTCTTTTTATCGGGAGGTTTCCCGGGATGAGGCGAAGCGCCGACTGGGGCTGATCCCGGACCTTCCCGTCGTGCTGGTGATGGGGGGAGGAACCGGCATGGGACCGATGGAGCAACTGGTGCAGGAGCTCAGCCGGCCGGAAGGATATCAGGTGGCGGTTCTGACCGGAAAAAACGAAGCTCTTCTCCGGAAGCTCAGGAACAAAATTTCCGATCCGTTGATCCGGTTGGAAGGATACAGGGAAGACATTCCATTGTGGATGTCGGCGGCCGACCTGTTGGTCACGAAACCGGGAGGGCTCACCATCAGCGAAGCGATCGCCAAGCGGCTTCCGATGTTGCTCTTCGAGGCGTTTCCCGGTCAGGAAGAGGCCAACCAGCACTATCTGTTGCATCACCGGGTGGCGATGATCACCCGTCCGTCCACGGTTCGGATCCAGGTGAACAAATTTTTCTCTCCCCGCTACAAGCGGAAGGAAATGAGAGAGCGGTTTTCCGCGCTCCAGGCGGAGAATGCCGCCGACTGGATTGTCAGGGAAACGCTGTCGGCCGGCGCTCCCGTTTTGCAGACCTTGTGA
- a CDS encoding fumarylacetoacetate hydrolase family protein produces the protein MKLATYTVKSDELNIQTQGPAGARLGWISGDWVVDAGLAAKWLVVHGRMEFPHEPATDMMTLLERGEGEWRMISRARKELENQSPDRLTVEGEPVAISLKEAKLLSPLPLPSSIRDFYAFEQHVKTSRMRRGLQMIPEWYEIPVFYYSNHRSVFGPDDPVKKPSYTDRLDFELEIACVIGKRGRDIPRERALEHIAGFTVMNDWSARDEQRKEMAVGLGPAKGKDFATSLGPWLVTLDELEDRRVGEHWDLTMTARINGTEVSRGNMKDLYWSFAQMIERASRDCELLPGDVIGSGTVGTGCILELGQEVHRWLEPGDVVELEIERIGVLRNRIV, from the coding sequence GTGAAACTTGCAACCTATACCGTCAAATCGGATGAACTCAACATTCAGACGCAGGGGCCGGCGGGTGCACGTCTCGGATGGATTTCCGGCGACTGGGTGGTGGACGCCGGTTTGGCGGCCAAATGGCTGGTCGTTCATGGACGGATGGAATTTCCGCATGAGCCGGCGACCGACATGATGACCCTGCTCGAGCGGGGAGAGGGAGAATGGCGCATGATTTCCCGGGCGAGGAAGGAGTTGGAAAACCAATCTCCCGACCGGTTGACGGTGGAAGGGGAACCGGTGGCCATTTCCCTGAAGGAAGCGAAGCTGTTGTCTCCGCTTCCGCTGCCGTCCAGCATCCGGGATTTTTACGCGTTTGAGCAGCATGTCAAAACGTCCCGGATGAGACGGGGTCTGCAGATGATTCCCGAGTGGTACGAGATCCCGGTTTTTTATTATTCCAATCACCGTTCGGTCTTCGGACCGGATGATCCGGTGAAGAAGCCCTCATACACGGACAGGCTTGATTTTGAACTTGAAATCGCGTGCGTCATCGGCAAGCGGGGGCGGGACATTCCGCGTGAACGCGCCCTGGAGCACATCGCGGGATTCACCGTGATGAACGACTGGAGCGCCCGTGATGAGCAGCGCAAGGAAATGGCGGTCGGTTTGGGGCCCGCAAAAGGAAAAGATTTCGCCACGTCTCTCGGACCGTGGCTCGTGACGCTCGATGAACTGGAAGACCGGAGGGTGGGGGAACATTGGGATCTGACCATGACGGCTCGCATCAACGGAACGGAAGTGTCTCGAGGCAACATGAAGGATCTTTACTGGAGTTTCGCCCAGATGATCGAACGGGCATCAAGGGACTGTGAATTGTTGCCCGGCGACGTGATCGGTTCGGGAACGGTGGGCACCGGTTGCATTCTGGAACTGGGGCAGGAGGTTCACCGCTGGCTGGAGCCCGGGGATGTCGTTGAACTGGAGATCGAACGCATCGGAGTGCTTCGCAACCGGATTGTTTGA
- a CDS encoding SOS response-associated peptidase — MCGRFVLDADKRELMERFLLEALPEEVPPRYNIAPTQPVLTVMRDEGTMKADWFRWGLVPAWSDSPHPRFRMINARAETLAEKPSWRRLLKRRRCLIPATGYYEWKAVSGKKQPYLIRLPGGKLFSFAGLWDEWERDGQVIRSCTIITTEANERARDVHDRMPVILTPQTETMWLDMQDTDPGVYRELLMSVPDPDLEMYPVSTRVNSPKAEGEHLIHPVE, encoded by the coding sequence ATGTGCGGCCGATTTGTGCTGGATGCGGACAAACGGGAATTGATGGAGCGCTTTCTGTTGGAGGCATTGCCGGAGGAGGTTCCTCCCCGGTACAACATCGCGCCCACCCAGCCCGTGCTGACGGTCATGAGGGATGAGGGAACGATGAAAGCCGACTGGTTTCGCTGGGGGTTGGTCCCCGCATGGTCCGACTCGCCTCATCCCCGTTTCCGGATGATCAATGCGCGGGCGGAAACACTGGCGGAAAAACCGTCGTGGCGGCGGTTGCTGAAACGGCGCCGCTGTCTGATTCCCGCCACGGGTTACTACGAATGGAAGGCGGTATCAGGCAAAAAGCAGCCGTACCTGATCCGGCTCCCCGGAGGAAAACTGTTTTCGTTTGCCGGCTTGTGGGATGAGTGGGAGCGGGACGGTCAGGTGATCCGTTCCTGCACGATCATCACCACCGAAGCGAACGAACGGGCGCGGGATGTTCATGATCGCATGCCCGTCATTCTGACGCCGCAAACGGAAACGATGTGGCTGGACATGCAGGACACCGATCCCGGTGTTTACCGGGAGCTGCTCATGTCGGTTCCCGATCCGGACCTGGAAATGTACCCGGTGTCGACCCGGGTCAATTCCCCGAAGGCGGAGGGAGAACATCTGATTCACCCGGTTGAGTGA
- a CDS encoding DMT family transporter yields MPSHWLLILFALIAGIVLPFQFSVNAQLRNAVGSPLSASAISFLTGTMVLVLAVVLTRQPVRLTPALQAPSWIWTGGLLGAFYVFATVILIPKLGAGTTVALVLTGQVIASLFIDHFGLLQVPVHSLTPGRLVGALLIIAGVILVQKS; encoded by the coding sequence ATGCCTTCACACTGGCTTTTGATCCTGTTCGCCCTGATTGCCGGGATCGTTCTTCCCTTCCAATTCTCCGTCAATGCCCAGCTGAGAAATGCCGTCGGTTCTCCGCTGTCCGCATCGGCCATTTCTTTTCTGACGGGGACGATGGTCCTGGTTCTGGCGGTCGTGCTGACCCGGCAGCCCGTGCGACTGACTCCCGCCCTTCAGGCTCCCTCCTGGATCTGGACGGGAGGATTGCTCGGCGCATTTTACGTTTTTGCCACGGTGATCCTCATTCCCAAGCTGGGGGCCGGCACCACGGTTGCCCTGGTTCTCACCGGTCAGGTGATCGCTTCCCTGTTCATCGATCACTTCGGTCTGCTGCAGGTGCCGGTCCATTCCCTCACCCCGGGCCGGCTCGTCGGAGCGCTGCTGATCATCGCCGGCGTGATCCTTGTGCAGAAATCCTGA
- a CDS encoding SH3 domain-containing protein encodes MNTKFRRLFTVFTAALLLLAAAFGPVGAKEADAAAFVDYKIEINKRTNKLYLYKNGSVVKVYPVATGRTSSLTPEGTFPIVVKIVKPGWKGIPGGHPNNPLGERWNGLSVRGDNGRTYGIHGTNDPSSIGKHASSGCVRMHNNHVIELYNTIHEGTAVWIHSGTSNNKWRGDSRVGLKPASGQVKITADNVNARTGPSTGSFVITQLRKGTVLPLIGTSGDWYQVLLSNGRKAFVHKPLASTNTGSAPNTGSPSFSSASGQVVISVNRANVRQQPSLSSKVLYVANKGTKFTLTGDSKEWFRVRLSNGSTAYLHHSVAQKAGSGNSSFTPASGKVAISVNRANVRQQPSLSSKVLYVATKGTTFTLTGDSKEWFRVRLSNGSTAYLHHSVARKK; translated from the coding sequence ATGAACACCAAGTTCCGCCGGCTGTTCACCGTCTTCACGGCTGCTCTGCTCCTGCTTGCCGCCGCCTTCGGTCCGGTCGGGGCGAAGGAAGCCGACGCGGCTGCATTCGTCGATTACAAAATTGAAATCAACAAACGAACCAACAAACTGTACCTGTACAAAAACGGCAGCGTGGTCAAGGTATATCCCGTCGCCACCGGGCGTACGAGCAGTCTGACACCGGAAGGCACTTTTCCGATCGTGGTAAAGATCGTCAAACCGGGTTGGAAAGGCATTCCCGGCGGACATCCGAACAATCCGCTGGGAGAGCGTTGGAACGGTTTGAGCGTTCGCGGTGACAACGGACGCACGTACGGAATCCACGGAACCAACGACCCCTCGTCCATCGGAAAGCATGCGTCCAGCGGTTGCGTCCGCATGCACAACAACCATGTGATCGAACTGTACAACACGATCCACGAAGGAACCGCCGTTTGGATTCACAGCGGCACCAGCAACAACAAATGGCGGGGAGACAGCCGTGTGGGTCTGAAACCCGCTTCCGGGCAGGTCAAAATCACGGCTGACAATGTGAACGCCCGTACGGGTCCTTCCACCGGTTCGTTCGTCATCACCCAGCTTCGCAAGGGCACGGTCCTTCCGCTCATCGGAACCTCCGGTGACTGGTATCAGGTGCTCCTGTCCAACGGACGCAAAGCCTTTGTGCACAAGCCGCTCGCATCGACAAACACCGGATCCGCGCCGAACACCGGATCTCCGTCGTTCTCTTCGGCCAGCGGACAAGTGGTCATCTCCGTGAACCGCGCCAATGTCAGACAACAGCCGAGCCTCAGCTCCAAAGTGCTGTATGTCGCAAACAAGGGGACCAAGTTCACCCTGACCGGTGACAGCAAGGAATGGTTCCGGGTCCGCCTTTCCAACGGTTCCACGGCTTATCTGCATCACAGCGTGGCCCAAAAGGCCGGCTCCGGCAATTCCTCGTTCACCCCGGCCAGCGGAAAGGTGGCCATCTCCGTGAACCGCGCCAATGTCAGACAACAGCCGAGCCTCAGCTCCAAAGTGCTGTATGTCGCGACCAAAGGCACCACGTTCACCTTGACCGGCGACAGCAAGGAATGGTTCCGGGTCCGCCTTTCCAACGGTTCCACGGCTTATCTGCATCACAGCGTGGCCCGCAAAAAATGA
- a CDS encoding small, acid-soluble spore protein, alpha/beta type gives MAARSRRRRLLVPEARREWDKFKAEVMSRELGTAVQPDEIRLEVARMLKIPLKKEDNGQIRAKDAGKIGGVIGGATVRELVRMAQETMARRQGSDPT, from the coding sequence GTGGCCGCACGCTCCCGCAGGCGACGGCTTCTCGTACCGGAAGCCCGACGGGAATGGGACAAGTTCAAGGCTGAAGTCATGAGCCGGGAGCTCGGGACCGCGGTCCAACCGGACGAGATCCGGCTGGAAGTGGCCCGCATGCTCAAAATTCCTCTGAAAAAAGAGGACAACGGCCAAATCAGGGCGAAAGATGCAGGAAAAATCGGCGGTGTCATCGGAGGTGCGACGGTCAGGGAACTTGTTCGGATGGCTCAGGAAACGATGGCTCGCCGGCAGGGGTCCGACCCCACGTAA
- a CDS encoding superoxide dismutase: MAKYELPSLPYAYNALEPHIDAQTMEIHHSRHHATYVNNLNAALEGHDVGGKTVEELISNLEALPEGIRTAVRNNGGGHANHTLFWQILSPNGGGEPTGELAAAINEAFGSFEAFKEKFTDAALKRFGSGWAWLVVKGGKLEVTSTPNQDSPLMEGVTPILGLDVWEHAYYLKYQNKRPDYVKAFWNVVNWDEVNKRYLAARG; the protein is encoded by the coding sequence ATGGCCAAGTACGAACTGCCTTCGCTTCCTTACGCTTACAACGCGCTCGAGCCGCATATCGATGCTCAGACCATGGAAATCCACCACAGCCGCCATCACGCAACCTATGTCAACAACCTGAATGCGGCACTGGAAGGTCATGATGTGGGTGGCAAAACGGTTGAAGAATTGATCTCCAACCTCGAAGCGCTGCCGGAAGGCATTCGCACCGCTGTGCGCAACAACGGGGGCGGACATGCCAACCACACTCTGTTCTGGCAAATCCTCAGCCCGAACGGCGGCGGGGAGCCGACCGGAGAACTGGCGGCCGCCATCAACGAAGCATTCGGCAGCTTTGAAGCTTTCAAGGAAAAGTTCACCGATGCTGCCCTGAAACGGTTCGGCAGCGGTTGGGCATGGCTGGTGGTCAAGGGCGGCAAGCTGGAAGTGACCAGCACCCCGAACCAGGACAGCCCGCTCATGGAAGGCGTCACCCCCATCCTCGGTCTGGATGTGTGGGAGCATGCCTACTATCTGAAGTATCAAAACAAACGTCCGGATTACGTGAAAGCGTTCTGGAACGTGGTCAACTGGGACGAAGTCAACAAGCGGTACCTGGCCGCACGCGGCTGA